In Blautia sp. SC05B48, a single genomic region encodes these proteins:
- a CDS encoding sigma factor-like helix-turn-helix DNA-binding protein — translation MYIEHPYFYEGKYYANIDGEMIEITKEVAYAMNNFYRSSKAKKVEIKNELGEVVDKMLREVPYSGQSIDGEGFMIEDFPDLNCDVEHCVLTKMEQQDIHTVINQLNSEERMIIYGIFFENKTQTQMAEIMGISRQMLSYKLKSTLNKMREMYMNKFF, via the coding sequence ATGTATATTGAACACCCATATTTTTATGAAGGAAAGTACTACGCAAATATTGATGGAGAAATGATCGAGATTACAAAAGAAGTTGCGTATGCGATGAACAATTTTTACAGAAGCAGCAAGGCAAAAAAAGTTGAGATTAAGAATGAACTGGGTGAGGTTGTGGATAAGATGCTGAGAGAAGTACCTTACAGCGGTCAGTCCATTGATGGAGAAGGCTTCATGATTGAGGATTTTCCAGATCTGAACTGTGATGTGGAGCACTGTGTACTGACAAAAATGGAACAGCAGGATATTCACACAGTGATCAATCAACTGAACTCAGAGGAACGCATGATTATTTATGGCATTTTCTTTGAAAACAAGACACAGACACAGATGGCGGAGATTATGGGGATTTCCAGACAGATGCTGTCATACAAGCTGAAATCCACTCTTAATAAGATGCGTGAAATGTATATGAATAAATTTTTTTAA
- a CDS encoding type II toxin-antitoxin system PemK/MazF family toxin — protein MTIRRGDILWADLGMFPTTSVQGGVRPVIVVSNNKANTYSSVITVVPLTSRIYKKRYLPTHVFISKYDMTGIRKGSLALAEQVMSISTKCIIEKCGRVNKWSLDRVLKAVQIQMGMEGEGHDGRGIQKLSGVGFQ, from the coding sequence ATGACAATCCGCAGAGGAGATATTTTATGGGCAGATCTCGGTATGTTTCCTACAACATCTGTTCAGGGTGGAGTAAGACCGGTGATCGTAGTGAGTAATAATAAAGCCAATACATACAGTTCAGTCATAACGGTAGTTCCGCTGACATCAAGAATTTATAAGAAACGGTATTTGCCAACACATGTATTTATCAGCAAATATGATATGACGGGAATCCGAAAAGGAAGCCTGGCACTGGCTGAACAGGTTATGAGCATTTCTACGAAATGTATTATTGAGAAATGCGGAAGAGTGAACAAGTGGAGCCTGGATCGGGTACTGAAAGCAGTACAGATTCAGATGGGAATGGAAGGAGAAGGGCATGACGGCAGAGGAATACAGAAACTATCTGGAGTAGGATTTCAGTGA
- a CDS encoding DUF6870 family protein, translating to MTDLRMIKADRNKSLQERRDIFLNKVGNPYLVRIGNMKVKVRFANNGISMEQAFENMLLSV from the coding sequence ATGACTGATCTACGGATGATAAAAGCAGACAGAAATAAATCGCTTCAGGAACGGAGAGATATTTTTCTGAATAAAGTAGGAAATCCATATTTGGTCCGGATCGGCAATATGAAAGTAAAAGTCAGATTTGCCAATAACGGTATATCTATGGAGCAGGCATTTGAGAATATGCTTCTGAGTGTCTGA
- a CDS encoding recombinase family protein — protein sequence MYQNINKIYHAAIYVRLSKEDGDISSSAKLESNSISNQKALILDFLKDKKDIEVVSVRVDDGYSGSNFDRPGFVQMMEDIKHGKINCVIVKDLSRLGRNYVETSNYIERVFPFFHVRFLAVTDDFDSFREGVDLTVPLKNIINEFYSKDLAKKSSSAKKALWKEGKFTSAWEPYGYRKSEEDHHQLIVDEEAADHLKSIFSMYMNGRNYSDIARQLNKDGVLSPTLQRKFYKTGEKPLPESKPWNNYEVKRVLQDVHCTGDSVFGKYQQSVFQGNKQRNRPESDWVHVENTHEGIIDRELFQQVQSKIQEYTEAYKKKHQQNNGAIRNHNFYTGKIWCGGCGNRMTLSRERNGTFFYICGANTNHKSGGKQCKGHRVRKEYVDDDVLRLIQTHMKTVLDTEKMIQKMNAASKNQTQYLLLDKEVGKLRRELSRISKRKSDLYEDYSERLITEEEYIQFSRIYSNEIENIKSRLDTVLAAQVRYSQDYHIEEGWGNVIHTYMSKRKLTKEMADAFVDSIIIHGKYDYEIKLVYDDQFADLQKLKKEKEAQSR from the coding sequence ATGTATCAGAATATCAATAAAATCTATCATGCCGCCATCTATGTCAGATTATCTAAAGAAGATGGCGATATTTCCAGTTCAGCAAAACTGGAAAGTAACAGCATTTCTAACCAGAAAGCTTTGATTCTGGATTTCCTGAAAGACAAAAAAGATATAGAAGTTGTTTCAGTCCGAGTTGATGATGGCTACTCAGGCTCTAATTTTGATCGTCCTGGATTTGTACAGATGATGGAAGATATCAAGCATGGAAAAATCAATTGTGTTATTGTAAAAGATTTGTCCAGACTTGGAAGAAATTATGTCGAAACCAGCAATTATATTGAACGAGTATTCCCGTTTTTCCATGTAAGATTCCTGGCTGTGACAGATGATTTCGATTCCTTCAGAGAGGGTGTGGATCTTACAGTTCCACTGAAGAATATTATCAATGAGTTCTATTCGAAAGACCTTGCCAAGAAGAGCAGCAGCGCAAAAAAAGCACTTTGGAAAGAGGGGAAATTTACAAGTGCCTGGGAACCGTATGGTTATAGAAAGTCAGAAGAAGACCATCATCAGTTGATTGTTGATGAAGAAGCTGCAGACCATCTGAAAAGTATATTTTCTATGTATATGAATGGCAGGAACTATAGTGATATTGCAAGACAGCTCAATAAAGATGGAGTTTTATCGCCGACTTTACAGAGAAAATTCTATAAAACCGGTGAAAAGCCGCTTCCGGAGTCAAAACCCTGGAACAATTATGAAGTGAAGCGAGTACTTCAGGATGTTCATTGCACAGGTGATTCTGTATTTGGAAAATATCAGCAAAGTGTTTTTCAGGGAAATAAACAGAGAAATCGACCAGAGAGTGATTGGGTGCATGTGGAGAACACGCATGAAGGGATTATAGATAGAGAGTTGTTTCAACAGGTACAATCTAAAATCCAGGAATATACGGAAGCTTATAAGAAGAAACATCAGCAGAACAATGGGGCTATTAGAAACCATAATTTCTATACAGGAAAGATATGGTGCGGAGGCTGTGGCAACCGCATGACGTTGTCCAGAGAAAGAAATGGCACATTCTTTTATATCTGCGGAGCCAATACTAACCATAAATCCGGAGGAAAGCAATGCAAAGGGCACAGAGTCAGAAAAGAATATGTGGATGACGATGTTCTTCGCCTGATCCAAACGCATATGAAAACCGTATTGGATACAGAAAAAATGATTCAGAAAATGAATGCAGCTTCCAAAAATCAGACACAGTACCTGCTTTTGGATAAAGAGGTGGGAAAACTTCGACGGGAACTAAGCCGTATCAGTAAGCGTAAATCGGATTTATATGAAGACTATTCCGAACGTTTGATTACAGAAGAAGAATACATACAGTTTTCTCGGATCTATTCCAATGAAATTGAGAATATCAAGAGCCGTCTGGACACAGTATTGGCGGCACAGGTTCGGTATTCCCAGGATTACCACATTGAAGAAGGCTGGGGAAATGTGATACATACTTATATGTCAAAGCGTAAGCTGACAAAAGAAATGGCAGATGCCTTTGTGGATTCAATTATTATCCATGGTAAGTATGATTATGAGATCAAGCTGGTATATGACGATCAGTTTGCAGATTTACAGAAACTAAAGAAAGAGAAGGAGGCGCAGTCAAGATGA
- a CDS encoding recombinase family protein, protein MTDLRKTAVYIRLSAEDDNVDGRAKKESDSVTSQRILLKSFVIDELGVAESDILEYVDDGVSGTHFKRQGFQQLQDDMKSGEIGCVVVKDFSRFGRDYLEVGFYIEYIFPLLQIRFISINDSYDSAASSGMTGGMNVALQNLVYNMYSLDLSKKISSALQTRTRNGTRLPVNARYGYKKGKDGRLEVDPEAAKVVKMIFKMAAEGTSFADITRELNRQAIATCDEQKLSRGDQVQFQRFDTIKKKHWSPTTVAAIVRDEIYIGTRIWGKTRCSMHTGHKAVLNDETEWVRLENHHTAIIDRALFEKANEMHPKKKRSVAESRTNFILERRKKQPALLICANCGHSLLKETEHLLKCSDARTNGDPVCRSLVIRREPLEENILGLVHQYAASMLEKEKKVSSNRQCDYKEINTAELQKQSRQLTSEKMKFYDDYKDGRIDRDSYKQRAGKISVQLDEIKRKIEDAENSKKLLEQNELSDKIKLKDFLGIQKFDTEKLREIIKVIRVHSHDEIEIEWNFDDIFSEQR, encoded by the coding sequence ATGACAGATCTTAGAAAAACAGCTGTTTACATCCGTTTGTCTGCAGAAGATGACAATGTAGATGGCAGAGCCAAAAAAGAGAGCGACAGTGTAACTTCTCAGAGAATTCTGTTAAAATCATTTGTAATTGATGAGCTGGGTGTAGCTGAGTCGGATATTCTGGAATATGTGGATGACGGTGTCAGCGGTACTCATTTTAAAAGGCAGGGATTTCAACAGCTGCAGGATGACATGAAAAGCGGAGAAATCGGCTGTGTAGTTGTGAAAGACTTTTCCAGATTTGGAAGAGACTATCTGGAAGTTGGATTTTATATTGAATATATTTTTCCACTTCTACAGATACGATTTATTTCGATTAATGACAGCTATGACAGTGCAGCAAGCAGCGGAATGACTGGTGGAATGAATGTGGCATTGCAGAATCTGGTATACAATATGTATAGCCTGGATTTGTCCAAGAAAATTTCATCAGCATTGCAGACAAGAACGAGAAATGGTACACGCCTTCCGGTAAATGCCAGATATGGCTATAAAAAAGGAAAAGATGGAAGGCTGGAAGTAGATCCGGAGGCTGCAAAAGTTGTGAAAATGATTTTTAAAATGGCAGCGGAAGGAACAAGTTTTGCAGATATTACAAGGGAATTGAACAGACAGGCGATTGCCACTTGTGATGAGCAGAAATTATCAAGAGGGGACCAGGTGCAGTTCCAGAGGTTTGACACGATCAAAAAGAAACACTGGAGCCCTACGACAGTAGCGGCAATTGTCCGGGATGAGATTTATATTGGAACCAGAATCTGGGGAAAAACACGTTGCAGTATGCATACCGGTCATAAAGCAGTTCTGAATGATGAAACAGAATGGGTTCGCCTGGAAAATCATCATACGGCAATTATAGACAGGGCATTGTTTGAAAAAGCAAATGAAATGCATCCGAAAAAGAAGAGAAGTGTTGCGGAATCACGCACCAATTTTATTCTGGAAAGGCGTAAAAAACAGCCGGCATTACTGATATGTGCCAACTGTGGGCATTCTTTACTAAAAGAAACGGAGCATCTGCTAAAATGCTCAGATGCTCGAACCAATGGAGATCCTGTGTGTCGAAGTCTGGTGATCCGACGGGAACCGCTAGAGGAGAATATCCTTGGGCTTGTTCATCAGTATGCAGCGTCAATGTTGGAAAAAGAAAAGAAAGTATCTTCCAACAGGCAATGCGACTACAAAGAGATCAATACCGCAGAATTGCAAAAACAGAGCCGACAGTTGACCTCGGAAAAGATGAAATTCTATGATGATTACAAAGATGGTCGTATAGATCGTGATTCGTATAAGCAGAGAGCTGGAAAGATAAGTGTACAGCTGGATGAAATAAAACGAAAGATAGAAGATGCGGAGAATAGCAAAAAGCTTCTTGAACAAAATGAACTTTCTGATAAAATAAAACTAAAAGATTTCTTGGGAATTCAGAAGTTCGATACAGAGAAGCTGCGTGAGATTATCAAGGTGATCCGTGTTCATAGTCATGATGAAATTGAAATCGAATGGAATTTTGACGATATTTTTTCGGAACAGAGGTAA
- a CDS encoding DUF6075 family protein encodes MKSTALGAENIIFISDAHEKFYYEKLQEVRYQDVYHKALCYCLGINGDTRKNADRIYNFKTGSVKTKCLHEGWQTSGSLKVVRMAFNLYCNSTPSVWDYEDAEEQVNECRQYTVEDIFCCAYAPYFWQAIQIRYPEYVVYNQKLHAMLGGID; translated from the coding sequence ATGAAAAGTACAGCGTTAGGAGCAGAAAACATTATTTTTATCAGTGATGCACATGAAAAATTCTACTATGAAAAATTACAAGAAGTACGGTATCAGGATGTGTACCATAAGGCATTGTGTTATTGTCTGGGTATTAATGGAGATACCAGAAAAAATGCTGACAGAATTTATAATTTTAAAACGGGGTCTGTTAAAACGAAATGTTTACATGAAGGATGGCAGACAAGCGGTAGCTTAAAAGTGGTAAGGATGGCATTTAATCTGTACTGTAACAGCACGCCAAGCGTTTGGGATTATGAAGATGCAGAGGAACAGGTAAACGAGTGCAGACAGTATACAGTAGAGGATATCTTCTGCTGTGCATATGCACCATATTTTTGGCAGGCAATACAGATCCGTTATCCGGAATATGTAGTGTACAATCAAAAGTTACATGCCATGCTTGGAGGAATAGATTAA
- a CDS encoding ParA family protein, producing the protein MCKIIAIANQKGGVAKTTTTINLGVGLSKVGKRVMLIDADPQGHLTMGLGFPKNLRVTLKTMMENIIMGLEFDPREAILHHEEGIDVIPSNKLLSGMDMSLFTVEDREKVLKEYLELLENDYDYILIDCMPSLGMMTINALSAADSVLIPVQPQYYAADGLMELLKVVKGIHQRFNPDLQIEGILFTMDSSHYNNSKRNKQAVRDAYGAEIIIFDQTIPRTEALAETASEGVSIFSYDAKGKGAYSYQALVQEVLNHA; encoded by the coding sequence ATGTGCAAAATAATCGCAATCGCAAATCAAAAAGGTGGAGTAGCAAAGACTACAACAACTATTAATCTTGGAGTAGGACTGTCTAAGGTTGGAAAACGTGTAATGCTGATAGATGCTGATCCACAGGGACATTTGACAATGGGACTTGGTTTTCCAAAGAACTTAAGGGTAACATTGAAAACAATGATGGAAAATATCATTATGGGATTAGAATTTGATCCCAGGGAAGCAATTTTACACCATGAGGAAGGAATAGATGTAATTCCATCTAATAAACTTCTTTCGGGAATGGACATGTCATTATTTACGGTAGAGGACAGAGAAAAAGTCTTAAAAGAATATCTGGAACTTTTGGAAAATGATTATGACTATATCCTGATTGATTGTATGCCCTCGTTGGGAATGATGACAATTAATGCGTTAAGTGCAGCTGATAGCGTTTTGATTCCGGTGCAGCCTCAATACTATGCGGCAGATGGCCTCATGGAATTACTGAAAGTTGTGAAAGGCATTCATCAGAGATTTAATCCTGATTTACAGATTGAAGGGATTCTGTTTACAATGGACAGCAGTCATTATAATAATTCAAAGAGAAATAAGCAGGCAGTACGAGATGCTTATGGAGCAGAGATTATAATTTTTGATCAGACGATTCCAAGAACAGAAGCTCTTGCCGAAACTGCATCAGAAGGTGTCAGTATTTTTTCTTACGATGCAAAAGGAAAAGGTGCGTACAGTTATCAAGCACTTGTCCAGGAGGTGTTGAATCATGCGTAA
- a CDS encoding ParB/RepB/Spo0J family partition protein, whose amino-acid sequence MRKPKKEIQLTSYDELLGINEAEQNTLNQIVEVPLNELHPFRNHPFHVNDDEKMAETVESIKNYGILNPALVRPRAEGGYELIAGHRRKRGCELAGKSKMPVLIRNYTDDEAVIVMVDSNIQRESLLPSEKAYAYKMKMDAVKHQGIKDENAASVDSADLVGQAAGDSGRTVQRYIRLTCLIPELLKLLDEGKINFTVGVSLTYLSETEQIWVKDCIVSGASSVTGSMATKLKQYSGEGKLTELAVQLILNEKKTETGKVTLTEKKIRKYFPKEYNREQIEQVIYELLDNWKKSQ is encoded by the coding sequence ATGCGTAAACCTAAGAAAGAAATTCAGCTTACTTCTTATGATGAATTGCTTGGAATCAATGAAGCCGAACAGAATACTCTTAATCAGATTGTTGAAGTGCCATTAAATGAGTTACATCCTTTTAGAAATCATCCATTTCATGTAAATGATGATGAAAAAATGGCTGAAACAGTAGAAAGTATCAAGAATTATGGCATCTTAAATCCTGCATTGGTACGTCCTCGCGCAGAGGGAGGATATGAACTGATTGCTGGTCACAGGAGAAAACGTGGTTGCGAACTGGCTGGAAAAAGTAAAATGCCAGTACTCATACGGAACTATACCGATGATGAAGCCGTAATCGTTATGGTGGATTCTAATATACAGAGAGAAAGTTTGCTTCCAAGCGAAAAGGCATATGCTTATAAGATGAAGATGGATGCAGTAAAACATCAGGGCATAAAAGACGAAAACGCAGCTTCTGTTGACAGTGCAGATCTGGTTGGACAGGCTGCCGGTGACAGTGGAAGAACCGTTCAGCGTTACATACGCTTGACCTGTCTTATTCCGGAATTGCTGAAATTGTTGGATGAAGGAAAGATTAATTTTACAGTAGGTGTTTCATTAACCTATTTATCAGAAACGGAGCAGATTTGGGTGAAAGACTGCATAGTGTCTGGAGCAAGCTCTGTTACAGGTTCAATGGCAACAAAACTGAAGCAATACAGCGGTGAAGGTAAACTGACAGAATTAGCGGTACAGCTTATTCTGAATGAAAAGAAAACAGAGACAGGAAAAGTTACTTTAACTGAAAAGAAAATACGAAAGTATTTCCCAAAGGAATATAACAGAGAACAGATTGAACAGGTTATCTATGAACTGCTTGATAACTGGAAGAAAAGCCAATAA
- a CDS encoding DUF6017 domain-containing protein: MAKSESTKIEFGYFHDYESEQFAFYRIPKVLFTDEYFRNLSSDAKVLYGLMLDRMALSIRNNWVDNEGKVYIIFTLEQVMEYMNCGKDKGVKILAELDTDKGIGLIERVKRGLGKPTIIYVKSFVYRKEKVLDSAENDNRSQEVGKAEVKSSEKPKSGVLESRSQEFGKTEVWKSEKSKSGVRKNRSTEVGKTDPNNTNYNYTDISNTDRSNTDLINLSDSSEQQSMDLMEEMKLFQMNTALVKRNIEYDCLVQRCRLGEQQQLDEIVALIVETISIERENITISGVKYPYQFVKSRLLLLEESHIEYVLDCLHENTREVKNIKAYLLTCLMNSITTIGNYYQAKVNHDMYGGGI, encoded by the coding sequence ATGGCAAAATCCGAAAGCACAAAAATAGAGTTTGGTTATTTTCACGATTATGAATCGGAACAGTTTGCTTTTTACCGTATTCCCAAAGTATTATTCACAGATGAATATTTCCGTAATCTGTCCAGCGATGCAAAGGTTCTTTATGGGCTGATGCTGGACAGAATGGCTTTGTCTATCAGAAATAATTGGGTGGACAATGAGGGGAAAGTTTATATCATATTTACATTGGAACAAGTGATGGAATATATGAACTGCGGAAAAGACAAAGGTGTGAAAATTCTTGCAGAATTAGATACTGATAAAGGAATTGGTTTGATTGAAAGAGTAAAGAGAGGATTGGGAAAACCAACAATTATTTATGTAAAGAGCTTTGTATATAGAAAAGAAAAAGTATTAGATTCGGCAGAGAATGATAACCGAAGTCAAGAAGTCGGAAAAGCCGAAGTCAAGAGTTCGGAAAAACCGAAGTCTGGAGTTCTGGAAAGTCGAAGTCAAGAGTTCGGAAAAACCGAAGTCTGGAAGTCGGAAAAATCGAAGTCTGGAGTTCGGAAAAACCGAAGTACAGAAGTCGGAAAAACCGACCCTAATAATACTAATTATAATTATACTGATATTAGTAATACTGACAGAAGTAATACTGATCTTATCAATCTTTCAGATTCTTCCGAACAGCAGTCAATGGATTTGATGGAAGAGATGAAGCTATTCCAGATGAATACTGCACTTGTAAAAAGAAATATTGAATATGACTGTCTTGTACAACGATGCAGATTAGGGGAACAGCAACAGTTGGATGAAATTGTGGCACTAATTGTGGAAACAATCAGCATAGAACGGGAGAATATTACAATCAGTGGAGTGAAATACCCATATCAGTTCGTAAAAAGCAGATTATTGTTGCTGGAAGAAAGCCACATAGAGTATGTACTTGACTGTCTGCATGAGAATACCAGGGAAGTAAAGAACATAAAAGCGTACTTGCTTACCTGTCTTATGAATTCAATAACGACAATAGGCAATTATTACCAGGCAAAAGTAAATCATGATATGTACGGAGGTGGCATATGA
- a CDS encoding DUF6050 family protein, whose product MRGKEIITKLIIPGAIAMIICLIVHPMCMNGEILDWRKLLLFVGIPFGIQKMFLLVVPRNVGTGEMLGLVVLKLMVGSLIGIGVLAWRLLAVAGILLKNGISGIIWIIKRLKEMVIKNERKATGKIVL is encoded by the coding sequence ATGAGAGGAAAAGAAATTATAACAAAATTGATAATTCCTGGTGCAATAGCTATGATTATCTGCTTAATTGTTCACCCTATGTGCATGAATGGTGAAATATTAGACTGGAGAAAATTATTGCTTTTTGTGGGAATACCTTTCGGAATCCAGAAAATGTTTTTGTTGGTCGTTCCAAGAAATGTGGGGACAGGGGAAATGCTTGGTTTGGTGGTACTTAAACTGATGGTAGGAAGTTTGATTGGAATAGGGGTTCTTGCCTGGAGATTATTAGCTGTAGCAGGCATTTTGCTAAAAAACGGCATTTCTGGAATTATATGGATCATAAAAAGACTGAAAGAAATGGTGATCAAAAATGAGCGAAAAGCAACTGGAAAAATTGTATTATAG
- a CDS encoding DUF6809 family protein, translated as MSEKQLEKLYYSIYPMNQCETQSKSYEETKELCETLEKEMISLMSPDLQAMFEDYKEYTLNLKQTEQRDAYIDGLAFGIRTISEAFLHENKNRIW; from the coding sequence ATGAGCGAAAAGCAACTGGAAAAATTGTATTATAGCATTTATCCAATGAATCAATGTGAGACACAAAGTAAAAGTTATGAAGAGACAAAGGAACTGTGTGAAACATTAGAAAAGGAAATGATAAGTCTAATGAGTCCGGATCTGCAGGCAATGTTTGAGGATTACAAGGAATATACTTTAAATCTTAAACAAACAGAACAGAGAGACGCTTACATAGATGGATTAGCGTTTGGGATTCGCACAATTTCGGAAGCCTTTTTACATGAGAACAAAAATAGAATATGGTGA
- a CDS encoding helix-turn-helix domain-containing protein, which yields MKDMEINEKIRYFRKQRGLSQELLAERTGINVNTIRKYEIGIRKPKVEQLKKIADGLEISVIEFLDIEIENEADLIAMLKKISPFFKWDGLLHVLVGEKFL from the coding sequence ATGAAAGACATGGAGATAAATGAAAAGATTCGTTATTTTCGGAAACAGAGAGGGCTATCGCAGGAGCTGCTTGCAGAACGAACAGGAATTAATGTGAATACAATTCGGAAGTATGAAATAGGCATACGAAAGCCGAAAGTAGAACAATTAAAGAAAATTGCGGATGGACTTGAAATTAGTGTAATAGAATTTTTGGATATTGAAATAGAAAATGAAGCGGACTTGATTGCTATGCTGAAAAAAATCAGTCCGTTTTTTAAATGGGACGGATTGCTTCATGTATTGGTGGGGGAAAAGTTTTTATGA
- a CDS encoding PcfB family protein, which translates to MQEEVTQKTIALSVKTARVTADVLKNMLRKYLSGQKQKGKNPYKVGKQSYKELKSQGSGLSNIEITDGNIKSFERVAKKYRLDFALKKDSSTKPPTYYVFFKGQDTEMMNLAFKKYLGVQMNKKDKPSIMKKLMHFKDAVSKGKNRERAREQQKDRGQSL; encoded by the coding sequence TTGCAGGAAGAAGTTACACAGAAAACAATCGCATTGTCGGTTAAAACTGCAAGAGTGACTGCCGACGTGTTAAAAAATATGCTGCGGAAGTATCTGTCAGGACAGAAGCAAAAGGGAAAGAATCCTTACAAGGTTGGAAAACAGTCATACAAAGAACTGAAAAGCCAGGGTTCTGGTTTATCCAATATTGAAATCACAGATGGAAATATCAAGTCTTTTGAGCGTGTGGCGAAGAAATACCGCTTAGATTTTGCCTTGAAAAAAGACAGTTCGACCAAGCCACCGACTTACTATGTGTTCTTTAAAGGGCAGGATACAGAAATGATGAATCTGGCATTTAAGAAATATTTGGGTGTACAGATGAATAAAAAGGATAAACCATCTATTATGAAAAAACTTATGCACTTTAAGGATGCTGTGTCTAAAGGAAAGAACAGAGAACGAGCAAGAGAACAGCAGAAAGACAGAGGGCAGAGTTTATGA